TGCGCTTCAATTATGACAGGGAAACGAAGCCCGGCCAGTTCTATATGGTATGGATTCCTGGTATTGACGAAATTCCAATGAGTGTTTCATATATCGGAAAGTTGAAGGGAATCACTGTGCGCGCCGTGGGGGGCGCGACAAAATCGCTTACATCACTAAAAGTTGGAGATAAAATCGGAATCCGCGGACCTTATGGAAATGGATACAAAACCCCGAAAGGAAAAATCCTTTTTGTCTGCGGGGGCACTGGCGCGGCATCACTTGCTCCGCTCGTTGAGAATGTCGGAAAGAAACGCGCAACGGTAGTCATTGGCGCAAAGACAAAGGACGAAGTTCTCCTGAAAAAACGTTTGGAAAAATCCGCAAAAGTCATCATTTCAACAGACGACGGCTCGTGCGGCATCAAGGGCTTTGCCACTTGCGCAGTTGAGGAATTGCTGAGCAAGGAAAAATTCGATCAAATTATAACATGTGGCCCGGAAATAATGATGGTAAAAATTTTCCAGTTGGCGGAAGCGCACA
This genomic stretch from Dehalococcoidales bacterium harbors:
- a CDS encoding dihydroorotate dehydrogenase electron transfer subunit, whose product is RFNYDRETKPGQFYMVWIPGIDEIPMSVSYIGKLKGITVRAVGGATKSLTSLKVGDKIGIRGPYGNGYKTPKGKILFVCGGTGAASLAPLVENVGKKRATVVIGAKTKDEVLLKKRLEKSAKVIISTDDGSCGIKGFATCAVEELLSKEKFDQIITCGPEIMMVKIFQLAEAHKIPIQASLERYMKCGIGICGQCCMDGYTVCKDGPIFTGKQLLQIKDFGKPHRDASGKRMAH